Proteins from a genomic interval of Anas platyrhynchos isolate ZD024472 breed Pekin duck chromosome 4, IASCAAS_PekinDuck_T2T, whole genome shotgun sequence:
- the RWDD4 gene encoding RWD domain-containing protein 4 isoform X2: MAANEDQEMELEALRSIYEGDGCFRELSPVSFQYRIGENGDPKAFLIEVSWPETYPQTAPILSMDAFFNNTISSAIKQSILDKLMVEVEANLGTAMTYTLFEYAKDNKELFMENQPVNTVTSVSNSIAIGTPDGPASKKKDKKEQLSKTQKRKLADKTDHKGELPRGWNWVDVIKSKVRSDSR, from the exons ATGGCGGCCAACGAGGACCAGGAg ATGGAGCTGGAGGCGCTGCGCTCCATCTATGAAGGCGACGGCTGCTTCAGGGAGCTCAGCCCCGTGTCCTTCCAGTACCGG ATAGGTGAAAATGGAGATCCAAAAGCCTTTCTAATAGAAGTTTCTTGGCCAGAAACATATCCGCAAACAGCACCAATCTTATCAATGGATGCTTTTTTCAACAACACAAT ATCTTCAGCTATTAAACAAAGCATATTGGATAAATTGATGGTAGAAGTTGAAGCTAATCTTGGAACTGCTATGACTTACACACTTTTTGAATATGCCAAAGATAATAAAGAGCTGTTCATGGAAAATCAGCCTGTTAACACTGTG ACTTCTGTAAGCAATAGTATTGCGATTGGAACTCCCGATGGGCCAGCAAGtaagaaaaaggacaaaaaggagCAATTATCCAAAACCCAGAAACGAAAGCTAGCTGACAAAACAG ATCACAAAGGGGAGCTTCCTCGAGGATGGAACTGGGTGGATGTAATTAAG
- the RWDD4 gene encoding RWD domain-containing protein 4 isoform X1: MAANEDQEMELEALRSIYEGDGCFRELSPVSFQYRIGENGDPKAFLIEVSWPETYPQTAPILSMDAFFNNTISSAIKQSILDKLMVEVEANLGTAMTYTLFEYAKDNKELFMENQPVNTVTSVSNSIAIGTPDGPASKKKDKKEQLSKTQKRKLADKTDHKGELPRGWNWVDVIKHVSIFKLSFNIKKIYKKQ, translated from the exons ATGGCGGCCAACGAGGACCAGGAg ATGGAGCTGGAGGCGCTGCGCTCCATCTATGAAGGCGACGGCTGCTTCAGGGAGCTCAGCCCCGTGTCCTTCCAGTACCGG ATAGGTGAAAATGGAGATCCAAAAGCCTTTCTAATAGAAGTTTCTTGGCCAGAAACATATCCGCAAACAGCACCAATCTTATCAATGGATGCTTTTTTCAACAACACAAT ATCTTCAGCTATTAAACAAAGCATATTGGATAAATTGATGGTAGAAGTTGAAGCTAATCTTGGAACTGCTATGACTTACACACTTTTTGAATATGCCAAAGATAATAAAGAGCTGTTCATGGAAAATCAGCCTGTTAACACTGTG ACTTCTGTAAGCAATAGTATTGCGATTGGAACTCCCGATGGGCCAGCAAGtaagaaaaaggacaaaaaggagCAATTATCCAAAACCCAGAAACGAAAGCTAGCTGACAAAACAG ATCACAAAGGGGAGCTTCCTCGAGGATGGAACTGGGTGGATGTAATTAAG